The following coding sequences are from one Luteolibacter yonseiensis window:
- a CDS encoding sulfite exporter TauE/SafE family protein: MLSDPGVLALAMLAALCIGLSKAGFSGISMVSIVLLADIYGSKASVGLTLPLLIAADLMAYPAFLKHGSWKPVWKLLLPSLVGIAVGWWLLGEISEATARRVIGSCVLTMVLLQAFRRWQPVAFERLAESVGFGTAAGVLGGFATMLANAAGPVIQLYLMARKTPKMELIGIGARFFLLINLLKVPLNARLALITPESLQDNLKLLPAVAVGILGGKWILRHVPQIVFEWMIVIFAAIAGMRMVFW, translated from the coding sequence ATGTTGTCTGATCCTGGTGTCCTTGCGCTCGCGATGCTGGCGGCACTGTGCATCGGCCTTTCGAAGGCCGGGTTCAGCGGCATTTCGATGGTGTCGATCGTCCTGCTGGCCGACATCTACGGTTCGAAAGCATCCGTGGGTCTTACTCTGCCTCTTTTGATCGCCGCGGATCTCATGGCGTATCCCGCGTTTCTCAAACATGGATCGTGGAAGCCTGTTTGGAAACTGCTGCTTCCGTCGCTTGTAGGCATCGCGGTCGGATGGTGGCTGCTGGGAGAGATTTCCGAGGCAACCGCACGCCGTGTGATTGGAAGCTGCGTGCTGACGATGGTGTTGCTGCAGGCGTTCCGCCGCTGGCAACCGGTGGCATTCGAACGATTGGCGGAATCCGTTGGCTTCGGCACCGCAGCCGGTGTGCTGGGTGGGTTCGCAACAATGCTGGCCAATGCCGCCGGTCCGGTGATCCAGCTTTATCTGATGGCGCGGAAAACTCCGAAAATGGAGCTTATCGGCATAGGTGCGAGATTCTTCCTCCTCATCAATCTGCTCAAGGTCCCCCTGAACGCGCGATTGGCGCTGATCACTCCGGAGAGCCTGCAGGACAATCTCAAGCTCCTGCCTGCCGTGGCGGTGGGAATTCTCGGAGGGAAGTGGATCCTGCGGCACGTGCCTCAGATTGTCTTCGAATGGATGATCGTGATATTTGCCGCCATCGCCGGGATGCGCATGGTTTTCTGGTGA
- a CDS encoding Tex family protein, producing the protein MTHLEVIARETGISLSSVTATSKLIAEGGTVPFISRYRKEQTGSLDEVQITTIRDRMLQLAELDSRRTAVLKSLEERSLLTPELKKKLEAALTVNAVEDIFAPYRPKRQTRATKAIERGLTPLADFIFENQSADPEEEAAKFLNPEMEVPTIVEALAGARDIIAERVADDAPLRGRVRKIYEEDATVSSKIMYGKDEEADAQKFRDYFEWSEPFHSIPSHRMLAIRRGEKEGFLLMRVEVPLDRVTGTALPDWVKSTGPAGKHVAQAVEDGCKRLLMPSMETEARLLAKKRADETAISVFADNFRELLLASPLGEKRLLAIDPGFRTGCKTVVLDRSGKLLHHTVLHATAGSNTQLYDAAVEVTTLIKKHDIEAIAIGNGTASRETEAFIKKLKLPSSIPVVMVNESGASIYSASDVAREEFPNEDVTVRGAVSIGRRLMDPLAELVKIDAKAIGVGQYQHDVDQRALKASLDDTVVSAVNSVGVELNTASKQLLSYVSGLNASLAENIVAFRNENGAFTSREQLKKVPRLGEKAFEQAAGFLRVRGGNHPLDSSAVHPERYPLVEKMASDAGCKVEDLLGNEAARKKIDLQKYVDDQVGLPTLKDIVAELAKPGRDPRKQFELFSFVEGVEKPSDLQIGMKLPGIVTNVTAFGAFVDVGVHQDGLVHVSQLADHFIRDASEVVKVGQKVQVTVVEVDLKRNRIALSMKSKVDLDNRRSTGEDRDARPNNNSGNRGHRPQGGGRNPDFRPNSAPNNDWFSQALSQAKKK; encoded by the coding sequence ATGACTCACCTCGAAGTAATCGCCCGGGAAACCGGAATCTCTCTTTCCTCCGTCACCGCCACCTCCAAGCTCATCGCCGAGGGAGGCACCGTTCCTTTCATTTCCCGCTACCGGAAGGAGCAGACCGGATCGCTCGACGAGGTCCAGATCACCACCATCCGGGACCGCATGCTTCAGCTCGCCGAGCTTGATTCCCGCCGCACCGCAGTGCTGAAATCCCTTGAGGAACGGTCACTGCTCACACCCGAGCTGAAGAAAAAGCTGGAAGCCGCGCTCACGGTGAACGCCGTGGAGGACATCTTCGCCCCCTACCGCCCCAAGCGCCAGACCCGCGCTACCAAGGCCATCGAACGCGGTCTCACCCCGCTCGCCGATTTCATTTTCGAAAACCAGTCCGCCGATCCCGAGGAGGAGGCTGCCAAGTTCCTCAACCCGGAAATGGAAGTGCCGACCATCGTGGAAGCCCTTGCCGGTGCCCGCGACATCATCGCCGAGCGTGTGGCGGATGACGCCCCGCTGCGTGGCCGCGTCCGGAAGATCTACGAAGAAGACGCCACCGTTTCCTCCAAGATCATGTATGGAAAGGACGAGGAGGCGGACGCGCAGAAGTTCCGCGACTACTTCGAGTGGAGCGAGCCGTTCCACTCCATTCCGTCCCACCGCATGCTCGCCATCCGCCGGGGCGAAAAGGAAGGTTTCCTGCTCATGCGCGTGGAGGTCCCGCTTGACCGCGTCACCGGCACAGCCCTGCCGGATTGGGTGAAATCCACCGGCCCGGCCGGCAAGCACGTCGCCCAAGCCGTGGAGGACGGGTGCAAGCGCCTGCTCATGCCCTCCATGGAAACCGAGGCCCGTCTCCTTGCGAAAAAACGCGCCGACGAGACCGCCATCAGCGTCTTCGCTGACAACTTCCGCGAGCTCCTCCTTGCCTCGCCACTGGGAGAAAAACGTCTGCTCGCCATCGACCCCGGCTTCAGAACCGGCTGCAAGACCGTCGTGCTGGACCGCTCCGGCAAGCTCCTCCACCACACCGTGCTCCACGCCACCGCAGGATCGAACACCCAGCTCTACGATGCCGCCGTCGAGGTCACCACGCTCATCAAGAAGCACGACATCGAGGCGATCGCCATCGGCAACGGCACGGCCTCCCGCGAAACAGAAGCCTTCATCAAGAAACTCAAGCTCCCCTCCTCCATCCCCGTCGTGATGGTGAATGAGAGCGGTGCCTCGATCTACTCCGCCTCGGACGTCGCCCGGGAGGAATTCCCGAACGAAGACGTCACCGTGCGCGGAGCAGTCAGCATCGGCCGCCGCCTCATGGACCCGCTCGCCGAACTGGTGAAGATTGACGCGAAAGCCATCGGCGTCGGCCAATACCAGCACGATGTCGACCAACGCGCGCTCAAGGCCAGCCTCGACGACACCGTCGTCAGCGCGGTGAACTCCGTTGGTGTGGAGCTGAACACCGCCTCCAAGCAGCTTCTTTCCTACGTCTCGGGCCTGAACGCCTCGCTCGCGGAAAACATCGTCGCCTTCCGCAATGAGAACGGGGCCTTCACTTCCCGCGAGCAGTTAAAGAAGGTCCCGCGCCTCGGGGAAAAAGCCTTCGAGCAAGCCGCCGGGTTCCTCCGCGTCCGTGGAGGCAATCACCCGCTCGATTCTTCCGCCGTCCACCCCGAGCGTTACCCTCTCGTGGAAAAAATGGCCTCCGATGCCGGCTGCAAGGTCGAGGATTTGCTCGGCAACGAGGCCGCCCGCAAGAAGATCGATCTCCAAAAATATGTCGATGACCAGGTCGGCCTGCCGACGCTCAAGGACATCGTCGCCGAACTCGCCAAACCGGGCCGCGACCCGCGGAAACAATTCGAACTCTTCTCCTTCGTCGAAGGCGTCGAGAAGCCGTCCGACCTCCAGATCGGCATGAAGCTCCCCGGCATCGTCACGAACGTCACCGCCTTCGGCGCCTTTGTCGATGTCGGCGTCCACCAGGACGGCCTCGTCCACGTTTCCCAACTGGCGGACCACTTCATCCGCGATGCGTCGGAGGTCGTGAAGGTCGGCCAGAAGGTCCAGGTCACCGTCGTGGAGGTAGACCTCAAGCGCAACCGCATCGCCCTCTCCATGAAGTCCAAGGTGGACCTCGACAACCGCCGCAGCACTGGCGAGGACCGCGACGCCCGCCCGAACAACAACAGCGGCAACCGGGGACACCGTCCCCAGGGTGGAGGACGCAACCCTGACTTCCGCCCGAACTCCGCACCGAACAACGACTGGTTTTCGCAAGCGCTCAGCCAGGCAAAGAAGAAGTAA
- a CDS encoding esterase-like activity of phytase family protein gives MFKTRFVLIAVSAVFVSQMPLRGQLLVTEIQSQQSSTATASGANDYWELTNFGGSTISLANYRWTDEARSFSAAVPVPAGTLISPGESVIFTRATAAAFRNWWGLGSNVQIFGTTGAPGLGPGDAITLFNASGVEIFNFRYSAAGFTRSNGSLAGGGHAGPSAGGGDDTQALIWDPTYGTASPRYTFATGVNFSTFKAAIGDDLGSPGLIGSAGSPPVVDFTVDQTSVRFGETVTFTATVGNATGDVSYQWDFGDGYGDGGSGAVVTHRYARGGNHTVSVTATAENGSDSKVKTLSITIGAFGQDGDEDGLADGLEYYFATNPESGENTRNLPRLVRSSTGMRLRHSTRAGISEVAGVFETSGDLVNWETAVPGLDLDFTSASSDSETTSIIHTLSGTAPSPAGQSADHLTPNLQDTAGAALGGIRVENLGMVGVGRISAATLDQFGETLGGSSGLCITGWSYDSGQGKFSGVLNMLPDRGFNVGSTFSNYAARVHKLAFTFAPYYGAGPVALRQVVPVYKGSTKFTYQDGAVTKFTTGLNPTGVGTLFGQAVGTVTTANGPGGNQLSLLSFDAEALQLLPDGSGFVSDEYGACIARFDSTRKITGITRLPEAARPHRPAGTLNFDSENTPTTGRRENQGIEGIAVTPDGTRLFALLQSGLVQDIHADAQTRNNTRLFVYDISGMLVDAPQLIGEYVVKLPRYDSNGNGSGINRTANQSEIVAIGPAQFLMLPQDGNGLGSDSTDPGVYKSVQLVDFGSATNILGQYDTEGAAVSPGGVLRAGIRAAASKDVVNILNPADHAKFGINTTNSAPDLFTLQEKLEGMSLVPDLSTSRTDDYFLFVANDNDFQSPSVRMLSTTGVIQNFGDGRKNVGNGRVTNDATFYVYRLLIAAPENRFFRMKVTN, from the coding sequence GTGTTTAAAACCCGTTTCGTCCTTATCGCCGTATCGGCGGTGTTTGTTTCGCAAATGCCGCTGCGCGGACAGTTGTTGGTCACGGAGATCCAGTCGCAGCAGTCGTCGACGGCGACTGCATCAGGGGCGAACGACTACTGGGAGCTGACCAATTTCGGCGGTTCGACGATTTCCCTGGCGAATTATCGATGGACGGACGAAGCCCGGAGTTTTTCCGCTGCGGTGCCCGTTCCAGCGGGAACGCTTATCTCACCCGGCGAGTCGGTCATCTTCACCCGTGCCACCGCCGCGGCCTTCCGCAACTGGTGGGGGCTGGGATCGAACGTACAGATTTTCGGAACGACCGGCGCTCCCGGACTGGGACCGGGTGACGCCATCACCTTGTTCAACGCATCCGGTGTGGAAATCTTCAATTTCAGGTATTCGGCTGCTGGATTCACGAGGTCCAACGGTTCGCTGGCTGGCGGTGGTCATGCCGGGCCATCGGCTGGAGGGGGGGACGATACGCAGGCGCTGATCTGGGACCCGACATATGGCACCGCCAGTCCTCGTTACACTTTCGCGACGGGGGTGAATTTCAGCACGTTCAAGGCGGCGATCGGGGATGACCTGGGATCGCCGGGGTTGATCGGTTCGGCGGGATCTCCGCCCGTGGTGGACTTCACCGTGGATCAAACCAGCGTGCGCTTCGGTGAAACGGTGACTTTCACGGCGACTGTCGGAAATGCGACGGGCGATGTTTCCTACCAATGGGATTTCGGGGACGGTTATGGAGACGGCGGCTCGGGAGCGGTGGTCACACACCGATATGCCCGGGGCGGAAATCATACGGTCAGCGTCACCGCGACGGCGGAGAATGGCAGCGATTCAAAGGTGAAAACCTTATCCATCACCATTGGCGCGTTCGGCCAGGATGGTGATGAGGACGGTCTGGCGGATGGCCTGGAATATTACTTCGCCACCAATCCGGAAAGTGGTGAGAATACCCGTAACCTGCCACGTCTGGTGAGGAGCTCCACCGGCATGAGACTCAGGCATTCCACACGTGCCGGCATTTCGGAGGTCGCCGGAGTTTTCGAAACATCCGGTGATCTCGTGAATTGGGAAACCGCCGTTCCGGGCTTGGATCTTGATTTCACCAGCGCATCGTCCGATAGTGAAACAACCAGCATCATCCACACCCTTTCCGGCACCGCGCCATCGCCTGCCGGCCAATCCGCCGACCATCTCACGCCAAATCTGCAGGATACCGCGGGAGCCGCGCTTGGTGGAATAAGGGTGGAGAATCTGGGGATGGTCGGCGTGGGAAGGATCTCCGCCGCCACGCTGGATCAATTCGGAGAGACGCTGGGAGGATCGTCCGGACTCTGCATCACGGGCTGGAGCTACGACAGTGGACAGGGAAAATTTTCGGGGGTTCTGAACATGCTTCCGGACCGGGGTTTCAATGTCGGCAGCACATTCTCCAATTACGCCGCGCGGGTCCACAAGCTGGCATTCACCTTTGCCCCGTATTATGGCGCCGGTCCTGTGGCCCTGCGACAGGTGGTGCCTGTTTATAAAGGTTCCACGAAATTCACCTACCAGGATGGTGCCGTGACGAAATTCACCACGGGGCTGAATCCGACCGGAGTGGGTACCTTGTTCGGTCAGGCGGTGGGGACGGTTACGACGGCGAACGGGCCGGGCGGAAACCAGCTCAGCCTGCTGAGTTTCGATGCCGAGGCATTGCAACTGCTGCCGGATGGTTCCGGTTTCGTCTCGGACGAATACGGAGCCTGCATCGCGAGATTCGACTCCACCCGGAAGATCACCGGCATCACCCGACTGCCGGAGGCTGCACGTCCGCACCGGCCGGCCGGCACGCTGAATTTCGATTCTGAAAACACCCCCACCACCGGTCGCCGTGAAAACCAGGGGATCGAGGGCATCGCCGTCACTCCGGATGGCACGCGCCTCTTCGCGCTGCTCCAGAGCGGACTCGTGCAGGACATCCATGCGGACGCCCAGACCCGCAACAATACCCGGCTTTTTGTTTACGACATCAGCGGCATGTTGGTGGATGCTCCCCAGTTGATCGGCGAGTATGTGGTGAAGCTTCCCCGCTACGATTCCAACGGAAACGGCTCTGGTATCAACCGCACGGCGAACCAATCCGAGATCGTGGCAATAGGACCCGCGCAATTCCTCATGCTGCCGCAGGATGGGAATGGCCTCGGAAGCGATTCCACGGATCCCGGAGTCTACAAGTCCGTGCAACTTGTCGATTTCGGCTCGGCGACCAATATTCTCGGGCAGTATGACACCGAAGGCGCGGCGGTCAGTCCCGGTGGAGTGTTGCGTGCGGGAATCAGGGCCGCGGCGTCGAAGGACGTGGTGAATATCCTCAATCCGGCGGATCACGCGAAATTCGGCATCAACACGACGAACTCCGCGCCGGATCTGTTCACCCTTCAGGAAAAATTGGAAGGCATGTCGCTTGTCCCGGATCTGTCCACGTCCCGGACGGACGATTACTTCCTCTTCGTGGCGAATGACAATGACTTCCAAAGCCCCTCGGTGAGGATGCTCTCCACCACCGGGGTGATCCAGAATTTCGGGGACGGACGAAAAAACGTGGGAAACGGGAGAGTCACCAATGACGCGACATTCTACGTTTACCGCCTGCTCATCGCAGCTCCCGAAAACCGGTTTTTCCGGATGAAGGTGACGAATTGA
- the queF gene encoding preQ(1) synthase: protein MPGREDLQNLSLLGKAESRLPASPDEAKLEIFPNQRPGRRYWITLKTSEFSSLCPVTGQPDSAHLEIRYVPGDTIVETKSLKFYLASFRNQPAFNEEIVNRILDDLVAALQPKELVVRGEFAPRGGIQLTTEAVYPECDA, encoded by the coding sequence ATGCCCGGTCGCGAAGATCTTCAGAATTTGTCCCTGCTTGGAAAAGCCGAGTCCCGCCTGCCCGCCAGTCCGGACGAGGCGAAATTGGAAATTTTTCCCAACCAGCGGCCCGGCCGCCGGTATTGGATCACGCTCAAGACGTCGGAATTCTCCTCATTATGCCCCGTTACCGGTCAACCGGACAGCGCGCATCTGGAGATCCGCTACGTGCCGGGTGATACCATCGTGGAAACCAAGTCGCTGAAATTCTATCTCGCCTCGTTCCGCAACCAACCCGCGTTCAACGAGGAAATCGTCAACCGCATCCTCGACGATCTCGTGGCGGCGCTCCAACCGAAGGAGCTCGTCGTGCGGGGCGAATTCGCTCCCCGCGGAGGCATCCAGCTCACGACGGAAGCGGTTTACCCGGAATGTGACGCATGA
- the queC gene encoding 7-cyano-7-deazaguanine synthase QueC, with the protein MKVCVLLSGGMDSVAAFYEALETHEVVAALSFDYGSKHNAKEIPFAKLHADRNGVAHHVIPLDFMNTLFKSTLLQSGGEIPDGHYAEANMKQTVVPFRNGIMLAIAAGYAESVEADGLVIAAHSGDHAIYPDCREPFMQAMATAMEQGTYAEIRLLRPFIDTDKTGIARRGVELGIDFSETWSCYKGHQIHCGTCGTCVERREAFILAGLADPTVYEQTPELPKLMVDG; encoded by the coding sequence ATGAAAGTCTGCGTACTGCTCAGTGGCGGGATGGATTCGGTCGCCGCCTTTTATGAGGCCCTGGAAACGCACGAGGTCGTCGCCGCCCTGTCCTTCGACTACGGCTCGAAGCACAACGCGAAGGAAATTCCGTTCGCGAAACTGCACGCGGACCGGAACGGAGTCGCGCACCACGTCATTCCATTGGATTTCATGAACACCTTGTTCAAATCGACGTTGCTCCAATCCGGAGGAGAAATCCCGGACGGGCATTACGCCGAGGCGAACATGAAGCAAACCGTCGTTCCGTTCCGCAACGGCATCATGCTCGCCATCGCCGCCGGTTATGCGGAAAGCGTGGAGGCCGACGGACTCGTGATCGCCGCGCATTCGGGGGATCACGCCATCTATCCCGACTGCCGCGAGCCATTCATGCAGGCCATGGCCACCGCGATGGAGCAGGGGACCTACGCGGAAATCCGGCTCCTCCGACCCTTCATCGACACTGACAAGACCGGCATCGCAAGGCGTGGCGTCGAACTGGGAATCGATTTCTCCGAAACATGGTCCTGCTACAAAGGCCACCAGATCCACTGCGGCACCTGCGGCACCTGCGTCGAGAGACGCGAGGCGTTCATCCTTGCAGGGCTTGCCGATCCGACCGTTTATGAGCAAACGCCGGAACTGCCCAAGTTGATGGTGGATGGTTGA
- a CDS encoding 6-pyruvoyl trahydropterin synthase family protein has product MPYRICKSLEVENGHMLTRHPDKCRFPHGHTRKVEFVIEADELDSHQMVCDFKIIKEAVGDWLDTFDHALCMNTADPAYEEFKSRYGDRVIGFENQDPTTELMARTIFDHTEKALAAYAARTDTRYLLAPGVRLVRVRVWETSSSWAEYSNSL; this is encoded by the coding sequence ATGCCCTACAGAATCTGCAAATCCCTCGAAGTGGAAAACGGCCACATGCTCACGCGGCATCCCGACAAATGCCGTTTTCCGCATGGCCACACCCGCAAGGTGGAGTTCGTCATCGAGGCGGATGAACTCGATTCCCACCAGATGGTCTGCGATTTCAAGATCATCAAGGAGGCTGTCGGAGACTGGCTGGACACCTTCGACCACGCGCTGTGCATGAACACGGCGGACCCGGCCTACGAAGAATTCAAAAGCCGCTACGGAGACCGCGTCATCGGTTTTGAAAACCAGGATCCGACCACCGAGCTGATGGCCCGCACAATTTTCGATCACACGGAAAAAGCGCTTGCCGCGTATGCCGCCCGCACGGATACCCGCTACCTGCTCGCCCCCGGCGTACGGCTTGTCCGCGTCCGTGTGTGGGAAACCTCCTCCTCCTGGGCGGAATACTCCAATTCTCTCTAA
- the folE2 gene encoding GTP cyclohydrolase FolE2, whose amino-acid sequence MSKKSTLPDIQATPDTRGLAIDQVGVSDLRYPIQVLDQDGKPFPTVAKIAMSVHLPHHFKGTHMSRFLEVLSKHEGEVTMRTLPEILHDLKKRLDAEEAHIEVAFTYFVTKKAPVSGAPAKVGCDVVFQGTSNGTVDDFVLCVTVPVTTLCPCSKEISEYGAHNQRGYVTLEVRPKAKDGGWELILIEDLIEVAEKSGSAPVYALLKRTDERHVTMQAYDNPVFVEDVVRNAAALLRADSRVASFKVKAVNHESIHDHNAFATIISG is encoded by the coding sequence ATGTCCAAGAAATCCACCTTGCCCGACATTCAGGCCACTCCCGATACCCGTGGCCTCGCCATCGACCAAGTCGGCGTCTCAGATCTCCGCTATCCCATCCAGGTCCTCGACCAGGATGGCAAACCATTCCCGACGGTTGCGAAGATCGCGATGTCCGTGCATCTGCCGCACCATTTCAAGGGCACCCACATGAGCCGTTTCCTTGAAGTCCTCAGCAAACACGAGGGCGAGGTGACCATGCGCACCCTGCCGGAAATCCTGCACGATCTGAAAAAACGTCTCGATGCCGAGGAGGCGCACATCGAGGTCGCCTTCACTTATTTCGTCACGAAAAAAGCACCCGTCTCCGGAGCCCCGGCCAAGGTCGGCTGCGATGTCGTGTTCCAGGGAACCTCCAATGGAACCGTCGATGACTTCGTGCTCTGCGTCACGGTGCCCGTCACCACGCTCTGCCCGTGCAGCAAGGAGATCAGCGAATACGGCGCTCACAACCAACGCGGCTACGTCACCCTCGAAGTCCGGCCCAAGGCGAAGGACGGCGGCTGGGAGCTCATCCTGATCGAGGACCTCATCGAGGTCGCGGAGAAATCCGGTTCCGCACCGGTTTACGCGCTGCTCAAACGCACCGACGAGCGCCACGTGACCATGCAGGCCTATGACAATCCCGTCTTCGTCGAAGACGTCGTCAGGAACGCGGCGGCGCTCCTGCGTGCGGACAGCCGCGTCGCTTCCTTCAAGGTGAAGGCGGTGAACCATGAAAGCATCCACGATCACAACGCCTTCGCCACCATCATCAGCGGCTGA
- the aat gene encoding leucyl/phenylalanyl-tRNA--protein transferase encodes MKIIPPEILLEAYAQGIFPMAHEGEIQWFSPEKRGLIPLDDRFHIPHGLAKTLRREPFDIRWNSAFREVMLGCAEREETWIDETILESYCRLHQLGFAHSVECWDADGLQGGLYGVSLPGVFFGESMFSRKTDASKIALVALVRTLRENGTVLLDTQWMTSHLSQFGGYELSRKAYHSALKSALAGHVPRANPSGNGMTDF; translated from the coding sequence ATGAAAATCATTCCGCCGGAGATCCTGCTCGAAGCGTATGCCCAAGGCATTTTCCCCATGGCGCATGAGGGGGAAATCCAATGGTTTTCCCCGGAAAAACGCGGACTCATCCCGCTGGATGACCGCTTCCATATCCCGCATGGCCTGGCGAAAACGCTCAGGCGCGAACCCTTCGACATAAGGTGGAACTCCGCCTTTCGGGAAGTCATGCTGGGCTGCGCCGAACGCGAGGAAACATGGATCGATGAAACCATCCTCGAAAGCTATTGCCGTCTCCATCAACTGGGATTCGCGCACTCCGTCGAGTGCTGGGATGCCGACGGATTGCAGGGCGGCCTTTACGGTGTTTCGCTGCCCGGAGTCTTTTTTGGAGAAAGCATGTTCTCCCGCAAGACCGATGCCTCGAAGATCGCTCTCGTCGCGTTGGTCCGGACCTTGCGTGAGAATGGAACCGTGCTTCTGGACACCCAATGGATGACCAGTCACCTCAGCCAATTCGGTGGCTACGAACTGTCCCGCAAGGCTTACCACTCCGCCTTGAAGAGCGCGCTTGCCGGACATGTTCCCCGAGCCAACCCTAGCGGAAATGGCATGACGGATTTCTGA
- a CDS encoding tyrosine-type recombinase/integrase, with product MGRPKKIRNFKVVTYRNKSGSVSYRVTGKNPDGSKVRRNFKDEYEAKQVLADLEAAREGHVEAPRVQRTRLTAQELADAESAILSAGGRSLSQIVSHYVHLEARADGKGISLDGALAFTETHYRAEIKATTVLNAYDEFINGRHTVSDRTRQHYSSSLKLLLKPDPNKPLHSYTVSDIEKLLARFKNVNSTRTYRQAFSVFFNWAVRHHYCPEDPCKRLDRLPKDMTQIAVLSLEEVKRLLYAAVRYEDGVAAAPTALGLFIGLRPSELADLKPEDISGKAVRVTGGKMRRKLKRTVPIPPVLEAWLKIHPFLGLPAGWDYKMKALKKATGATKWIQNIIRHTSISFQSERDKDEARTAFACGTSVQMMDRHYRNTIEDEKTLADFWNLTPERLLASQPDVRLPSQQSTAWPAKPSLETLIWQMPLIHAAADIGVSDVALRKHCVKLGIKLPPPGHWRRHPYLKESRPT from the coding sequence ATGGGAAGGCCGAAAAAGATCCGAAATTTCAAGGTAGTCACTTATCGGAATAAATCTGGATCCGTTTCATATCGGGTCACAGGTAAAAATCCCGACGGGTCGAAGGTCAGGAGAAACTTCAAGGATGAATACGAAGCAAAGCAGGTACTCGCCGATTTGGAGGCTGCAAGAGAGGGGCATGTGGAAGCACCACGCGTGCAACGAACCCGCCTCACTGCTCAAGAGCTGGCAGATGCGGAATCCGCGATCCTGAGCGCAGGAGGCAGGAGTCTCTCGCAGATTGTTTCCCACTACGTCCACCTCGAAGCGAGGGCAGACGGGAAAGGCATCAGCCTGGACGGAGCTCTCGCCTTTACCGAAACTCATTATCGGGCGGAAATCAAAGCGACGACGGTCCTGAATGCTTACGACGAGTTTATCAACGGCCGCCATACGGTGTCGGATAGAACCCGGCAGCACTACTCTTCATCCCTCAAGCTCCTGTTGAAACCTGATCCGAACAAGCCGTTACATTCTTACACGGTCTCGGACATTGAAAAACTTTTGGCGCGCTTCAAGAATGTCAATTCGACACGGACATACCGCCAGGCGTTTTCGGTTTTTTTCAACTGGGCCGTGCGTCACCATTACTGCCCGGAAGATCCTTGCAAACGGCTTGACCGACTGCCAAAGGATATGACCCAGATTGCAGTGCTTTCGTTGGAGGAGGTGAAGCGCCTGCTCTATGCCGCCGTCCGTTACGAGGACGGAGTTGCGGCGGCGCCCACTGCCCTCGGGCTGTTTATCGGTCTTCGTCCCAGCGAGCTCGCAGATCTCAAGCCTGAAGACATAAGTGGAAAGGCTGTTCGTGTGACAGGCGGGAAAATGCGGCGCAAATTGAAACGTACTGTACCAATCCCACCTGTGCTTGAGGCATGGCTGAAAATCCATCCTTTTCTCGGACTTCCCGCAGGTTGGGATTACAAGATGAAGGCGTTGAAAAAGGCCACCGGAGCGACCAAGTGGATCCAAAACATCATTCGCCACACGTCGATCTCTTTTCAGTCCGAGCGTGACAAAGACGAGGCACGAACAGCCTTCGCCTGTGGCACTTCAGTCCAGATGATGGACCGTCACTATCGTAATACCATCGAGGATGAGAAAACTCTTGCCGATTTCTGGAATTTGACTCCCGAAAGACTGCTTGCGAGCCAACCTGACGTGAGATTGCCGAGCCAACAGTCGACAGCTTGGCCTGCAAAACCTTCGCTGGAAACGTTGATCTGGCAGATGCCCTTGATACACGCCGCAGCGGACATCGGCGTGTCAGACGTGGCCCTCCGGAAGCATTGTGTAAAGCTCGGCATCAAGTTGCCTCCCCCGGGACATTGGCGGCGTCACCCCTACTTGAAAGAAAGTAGGCCGACTTGA